One window of the Gambusia affinis linkage group LG01, SWU_Gaff_1.0, whole genome shotgun sequence genome contains the following:
- the oard1 gene encoding ADP-ribose glycohydrolase OARD1 — protein sequence MHIVLRSITCLLRQRSSRVFLLNPVSRQDPHTMFSVSSKSRAPSSTYKMQLSEDSWTLKYVTGDLFSCPRDESLAHCISEDIRMGAGIAVMFKKKFGEVSTLKEQKKVPGQCAVLTHDRRFIYYLITKTKASHKPTYDNLRKSLEDMKSHCLQNGVKRISIPRIGCGLDRLQWRRVSQILEQVFKETDITITVYSLPKKAETTVMKENMR from the exons ATGCACATAGTCCTCCGTAGCATTACGTGTTTACTTAGGCAGAGGTCTTCACGGGTTTTCCTACTGAATCCAGTCAGCAGACAGGATCCACACACAATGTTTTCAGTGTCTTCTAAAAGCAGAGCGCCATCATCCACTTATAAAATGCAG CTTTCAGAAGACAGCTGGACATTGAAGTATGTCACCGGCGACCTGTTTTCTTGCCCACGGGACGAATCATTGGCCCACTGCATCAGTGAGGACATCCGCATGGGGGCAGGAATAGCAGTGATGTTCAAGAAGAAGTTCGGCGAAGTGTCGACGTTAAAGGAGCAGA AGAAGGTGCCAGGGCAATGTGCTGTCCTGACACATGATCGACGTTTCATCTATTACCTG ATCACAAAGACAAAAGCCAGCCACAAACCCACATATGACAACCTGAGAAAGAGTCTGGAAGACATGAAGTCTCATTGCTTACAGAATGGTGTCAAAAGGATATCAATACCTCG AATTGGGTGTGGCCTGGACCGATTGCAGTGGCGAAGGGTGTCACAGATACTGGAGCAGGTCTTCAAAGAGACGGATATCACCATAACAGTGTACAGTCTGCCCAAGAAAGCAGAGACCACAGTGATGAAGGAAAATATGCGATGA